In Gemmatimonadetes bacterium SCN 70-22, a single genomic region encodes these proteins:
- a CDS encoding D-alanine--D-alanine ligase → MRITVLMGGTSSERDVSLASGLRVAQALRTRGYDVVAVDTARGVLTAGDERALLEGGRVVKTVPPDVQALARMNRALPKTLDHLGDSEVIVLALHGGTGEDGTIQALLDLTGIPYTGSGHLASALAMDKDLSKHLFERAGVPTAGWLMAPATADEVGRELGFPVVVKPSKQGSTVGLTLVRTPELLQEAIAEAFRHDDEVMIEAFVPGRELTVGILGGDALPVGEIIPVKELYDYECKYTPGMAVEIFPAELTAEQTAEVQRLAQRAYAALKLRGCARIDFRMTPAGDFYCLEANTLPGMTETSLIPQAAAAAGMSFPELCDRIVQLAYSTRDSR, encoded by the coding sequence ATGAGAATCACGGTGCTCATGGGGGGGACTTCGTCCGAGCGTGACGTGTCGCTGGCGTCCGGGCTGCGCGTCGCGCAGGCGCTGCGCACGCGCGGATACGACGTGGTCGCGGTGGATACGGCCCGGGGGGTGCTGACGGCGGGGGACGAGCGGGCGCTGCTGGAAGGAGGGAGGGTGGTGAAGACCGTCCCGCCCGACGTGCAGGCGCTGGCGCGGATGAATCGTGCGCTCCCGAAGACGCTCGACCATCTCGGCGACTCCGAAGTGATCGTCCTGGCGCTTCATGGGGGGACCGGGGAGGATGGGACGATCCAGGCGCTGCTGGACCTGACCGGGATTCCCTATACCGGGAGCGGGCACCTGGCGAGCGCGCTGGCGATGGACAAGGATCTCTCGAAGCACCTGTTCGAGCGTGCCGGGGTCCCGACTGCTGGGTGGCTGATGGCGCCGGCGACGGCGGATGAGGTGGGGCGCGAGCTGGGGTTCCCGGTGGTCGTCAAGCCGAGCAAGCAGGGGTCGACGGTGGGGCTCACGCTGGTGCGAACGCCGGAGCTGCTGCAGGAGGCGATTGCCGAAGCGTTCCGGCACGACGACGAAGTGATGATCGAGGCGTTCGTTCCGGGGCGGGAGTTGACGGTCGGCATTCTCGGGGGGGACGCGCTGCCGGTGGGGGAGATCATCCCGGTGAAGGAGCTGTACGACTACGAGTGCAAGTACACGCCCGGGATGGCGGTGGAGATCTTTCCCGCGGAGTTGACGGCGGAGCAGACGGCCGAGGTGCAGCGCCTGGCGCAGCGCGCCTACGCGGCGCTCAAGCTGCGGGGGTGCGCGCGGATCGACTTCCGGATGACGCCCGCGGGCGATTTCTACTGCCTGGAGGCGAACACCTTGCCGGGGATGACGGAAACGAGCCTAATTCCGCAGGCGGCGGCGGCGGCCGGGATGTCGTTTCCCGAGCTGTGCGACCGCATCGTGCAGTTGGCATACTCGACCAGGGATTCGAGGTAA
- a CDS encoding cystathionine beta-synthase, producing the protein MTETLAQLTSRVPRNRQPFESVLETVGWTPLIRLTRVTRGIRTPVYGKAEFFNPGGSVKDRIGLPIIEEAERDGRLKPGGVIVEGTSGNTGIGLAIAAALKGYRCIFTMPDKMSQEKVRLLKAFGAEVIITPTAVPADHPDNYVMMARRIAAETPNAVLANQFYNDANPAAHEATTGPELWEQTEGRITHFVAAAGTGGTLTGVGRYLKSKNPKIQVIAGDPQGSILAEYWRSHGASKVDGAPYKVEGIGQDKVPGTLDMGVIDEFQTVGDKDAFAMARRLTREEGLFVGGSAGLIAHVALNVARRINDPEALVVTFLCDTGERYLSKLYSDEWMRENQLLEADKATIAQVINVKPGGVPVMVSTAPGAPVRQALRLMTLHDVSQLPVMDGAVCVGSVTEHTLTAKALENPKLLDASVGDVMDAPFPIIDVNTPADNVAKLLSKANPAVLVQSHGQVQAIVTRGDLLQFLMAR; encoded by the coding sequence GGCGGAGTTCTTCAATCCCGGCGGATCGGTGAAGGATCGCATCGGCCTCCCGATCATCGAGGAGGCGGAGCGCGACGGGCGGCTCAAGCCGGGCGGGGTGATCGTGGAGGGGACGAGCGGGAACACGGGGATCGGCCTGGCCATCGCGGCGGCGCTCAAGGGGTACCGCTGCATCTTCACGATGCCCGACAAGATGTCGCAGGAGAAGGTGCGGCTCCTCAAGGCGTTCGGAGCCGAGGTGATCATCACGCCGACCGCGGTGCCGGCGGACCACCCGGACAACTACGTGATGATGGCCCGGCGGATCGCCGCCGAGACGCCTAACGCGGTACTGGCCAACCAGTTCTACAACGACGCGAACCCGGCGGCGCACGAGGCGACGACGGGGCCGGAGCTGTGGGAGCAGACGGAGGGGCGGATCACGCACTTCGTGGCCGCCGCGGGGACGGGGGGGACGCTCACGGGCGTGGGGCGCTACCTGAAGTCGAAGAACCCGAAGATCCAGGTGATTGCCGGCGACCCACAGGGGTCGATCCTGGCCGAGTACTGGCGGAGCCACGGGGCCAGCAAGGTCGACGGGGCGCCGTACAAGGTGGAGGGGATCGGGCAGGACAAGGTTCCCGGGACGCTCGACATGGGGGTCATCGACGAGTTCCAGACGGTGGGCGACAAGGACGCGTTCGCGATGGCGCGCCGGCTCACGCGCGAGGAGGGGCTCTTCGTGGGGGGATCGGCCGGGTTGATCGCGCACGTGGCGCTGAACGTGGCGCGCCGGATCAACGACCCCGAGGCCCTGGTGGTGACGTTCCTGTGCGACACGGGCGAGCGCTACCTCTCGAAGCTGTACAGCGACGAGTGGATGCGCGAGAACCAACTGCTGGAGGCGGACAAGGCGACGATCGCCCAGGTGATCAACGTGAAGCCGGGCGGGGTGCCGGTGATGGTGAGCACCGCGCCGGGGGCCCCGGTGCGCCAGGCGTTGCGGCTGATGACGCTGCACGATGTGTCGCAGCTCCCGGTGATGGACGGCGCCGTGTGCGTGGGGTCGGTCACCGAGCACACGCTCACCGCGAAGGCGCTGGAGAACCCCAAACTGCTCGATGCCTCCGTGGGTGACGTGATGGACGCGCCGTTCCCGATCATCGACGTGAACACGCCGGCCGACAACGTGGCCAAGCTCCTCTCGAAGGCCAATCCGGCCGTCCTCGTGCAGTCTCACGGCCAGGTGCAAGCGATCGTGACCCGGGGAGACCTGCTGCAGTTCCTGATGGCGAGATGA